The genomic DNA GCTGCCCAATATCCGGCCGCAGGATACCGATGACGCTCTGCAGCAGATGGAACTTGCCCTCCGCCGTAATCTGAATCAAACGCATCTACAGCAACGGGCCGCCGATCAAGCGCTCGACGCTCGCATCCGTTCGTTCGAGACGGCGTTTGGCATGCAACGCGAAGCCCCCGAGGCGTTTGACCTTTCCGATGAGACCCAGGCGACGCTGGAGCTCTATGGAACAGAGCGTGACGCGACTGCGGGGTTCGGCTGGCAATGCCTTGTCGCTCGCCGGCTCGCCGAGCGAGGTGTACGGTTTCTGGAACTGATCGACGTCGGGTCAAACAGCAACTGGGACTCGCACGGCAACATGGGCGATCACCAGCGGCTTGCCAAAGCGATCGACAAACCGATTGCCGGCCTGCTGACCGACCTCAAACAACGAGGCATGTTGGAATCGACGCTTGTCGTTTGGACGACCGAATTCGGTCGCACTCCCTTCCACCAGAACGCAAACCATGCGGGACGCGAACACCACAATCTGTGCTTCTCGTCGTGGATGGCGGGAGGAGGCGTGAAGGGAGGCATCGTTCACGGGCATTCGGATGAATACGGCATTCGAACCGCCGAAGACGCCGTTCACACGCACGACCTGCACGCTACAATGTTGCACTTGTTAGGACTCGACCACGAGCGGTTGACGTATCGCCACGCCGGTCGCGACTACCGCCTGACCGACGTGCATGGCCGCGTGGTCCAAGAGATCCTCACGTAGCGGTGTCTGTTGATTTAATCGCATCCGAGCTTCTTGTATTAGCCGTTTAGGCGTTAGCCTCGGTTCAAGCACTACGGAGTCGGGCTAAGCAGGTTGTGTTGTGTTGTTTCGTTTAACCGCGAGCCCATCGGGCCGCGCGGCCCTCAAAAACGCGGGGCGATGCCCACGCGGTTAAACTGAAAAATCTTGCTCGGGTGTTTGGTTGGTGCTGGTGTTCTCTCTCGCGGTGGTCTGTGGGGTGGGTTGTGCGCGTGGGAATCAGCTAATATGGGAGGCCGATATGTGTGCTGTCTGTTCGACTGCCGGGCTCCTTTTATCTGGATTGCAAGAACGCTTTGACCTCCTTCGCTGACTCCGCTCCCTCTGTGCCGCGCGACGCTGCCGATCGTTTGATCGATCGGTTCGGACGCGCCCATCGTTCGCTGCGGATCAGCGTGATCGATCGCTGCAACATCCGCTGCTTCTATTGCATGCCCGAGCATGTCGACAACTTTCTGCCCCGAGCTGATCTGCTCTCGTTCGATGAGATCGTTCGCGTCGTCGGGCTCTTGGCTACGGCTGGCGTTTCTAAAATTCGGCTGACCGGCGGCGAACCGCTACTGCGACCGAACCTCGACGCGCTGATTGCCCGAATCGCGGCGGTCTCGGGAGTCGAAGAGATCGCCCTGACGACCAATGGGATCCTGTTGCCGTCGTTTGCTCAGTCGTTAAAGGCGGCCGGGCTGCAACGCTTAAACATCAGCCTCGATACGCTGAACGAAGCGACCTTTCAAAGGATCAGTCGACGCAGCGGAGTCGACCGCGTGATCGCTGGGATCGACCACGCGATCGATCTCGGGTTTGAACAGATTCGGCTGAACGCATTGGCGATTCGCGGACTGACCGAAACGGAGATCGTGCCACTTGTCGATTTCGCCCGCCGCCGAAATTTAACGCTACGGTTCATCGAATACATGCCGTTGGATGCCGATCGGGCGTGGCGCGATGGCGATGTTTTAACAGGCGACGCGATTCGCCAACGATTGGAGTCACAATACGGTCCGCTGCTGGAAACCGGCCGCGACGATCCCGCTCAACCGGCGATCGATTACCGATTCGCAGACGGCAGTGGCCGCGTCGGCTTTATCAATCCGGTCTCGAAGCCGTTTTGCATCGCCTGCGATCGGCTGCGGTTAACGGCTGACGGCGGCCTGCGGAACTGTCTGTTCTCCGATCGCAACTGGGATCTTCGATCGCTATTGCGGTCGGGCGCTAGCGACGCAGATCTAATCAACTTGATCACCGAAAGCGTCGCCGCCAAAGAGGCTGGCCATTTGATCTCGCGTCCCGGATTTCAGCAGCCCCAGCGGGCGATGTACCAGATCGGCGGATAACCAGCCGCGGATCATTGGTCTCGGCGGCGATGCGTTTTAGTGCGTCATCGCGTAGGTAACGATATTGATCCCCAGCGGGTAAGCGTATTTGACCGACATCTCTTCGAAATAGTCGGGGCTTTCGGCTTCGCGTTCCCAGCCGTCGCCGAGGTCGGTGTTGTGGCAGATGAAGACCATGATCCGCCCCGCGTCGTCGGTGATCGATCGATAGTTGGGCGTCCGCGTGTCGGGTCCGCGTTCCCAAGTTCGGCTGCCTCGGCCGCCCCAGGCACCGATCGATGGCACCTGCGGTTTGATCTTAAGCGGATAGACGCACTGAAAGATCTCGTGCGACAGCGGCACATCCTCGGGCTCGCGATCGGGAAAGACCCGCTTCATTTGGAAGTAGAGGTTCTGCCATTCCTCATCGCCCCAGAAGTCGTCGATCATTAGGAAGCCGCCGTTTTCCAGGTAGCGCCGCAGCGCGACGACCTCCGGCTGCGTGAACATCAACCGCCCCGGTTCGATGATGTAGATCCAGGGATAATCGAACAGCCGGGGATCGGTCAGTTCCAAGACGATCGGTTCGGGGTTTACGTTCAGCGAGGTCAGTTGATGCAGCCGCAGCGAAAAATTCAGATCGCTGTCGCGGTAGTCGGTATCCCAACCGCCGCCGCGGCCCCAACCCGCCGATTGGTATTTGATCCGTACGAAGGTAAACATGTCGTTCGGGAAATCGGCGTTTGTCTCCCAATCGGGAACATCGCCGCGGCCTGCGCTTTGCCAGTCGCGATTGCGATCGCGACGCCAACGTTGAGCTATCGCCAGCGACGTCACCGCGATCGCCAGCAACAGTCCAGCGATGATCATCGGTTTGCGATTCACGGGGCTTTCTCCTGTTGCGTGTCGACATCGGCCTGGGCGTCCGCTTCCGCGGGATCGTCGTTTGCCGCTGGTTCATCCGGTTCGGCGGGCGGATCGGGATCCGATCGCTTTTCGGCTTCGGCTTCCGATTCGGTTGGCTCGTCGTTTTTTGGTTCTTCTGCCGCGGGCGAAGGTTCGCTGGCAGGCGGCTGGTTCAGCTGTAACAGCAACCGATGGGCGTCGCGGAATCGGGGAGCTTGTTCCAAGGCGATCAGCAGCTGGCGGCGAGCGGACGACGTTTCGCCGACCTCCGCCATCGACTTGGCCAAGCGAAATCGCAGCCCCGCCGGATCGATAGGTTCCATTTCGGTTAGGGCCTGCAACGCGCGAACACTTCGCTGATAGGTCCCCGTCTGTTCCGCAGCACGAGCGATCTGCTCTTGCACTTCGGCGGTCAGCGGATTGACGGCGGCCAGTTGATCGGCGTAGCGAGCGACAGCTTCCCAGTCCTGCTGCTGTTCCGTTAGTTCGATCAACCGGCGATAACTGGCGACGGAATCGGACGACCGGTTGGCGATCGATGTCAGCACCTGCAGCTCCTGATCGGTCGCCTGTTGCTGGCGGTAGACTTCCGCTTCCAGCGACAGCAACGCGATCGGAACGTCGGGCTCTTCGAACAGGTCCCGCGTCTCAGCGATCGTGTCGAGCGCTTCGCTCCAGTTTTTCGCAGCCACCTGAGCCGCGGCTTCCTTTAACTGGACTTCAAATCGCGTCGGCGATGGCTCGTCGACCAAACCGGAAAACGGATCGTCGGGATCGAGCTCGGCAGCTTCCGGTGTCTCTCGTTCCCAGGCTTCCGGCTTGCCGTAATCGTTGGCCAATGTTTTAGCAAAGTCGGCAAACTGTTGGTCGATCACGTCGAGCGACCCGATCGATCGGGTGAGCGCATCGTTGATCGACAGCCCGATCGCTAGGTCCGACAAGATCTTCTTGAGCGTATCGAAGCCGTGCTGTTCGACGATGTAGCGGACCGCCAGCGACGATTCGTAGTAGGCAAACTGCAGATGCATCGCCGATTTGGGCTGCATAAACGCACTGCTCAGATCGCTCATCGGCGTGAAGGAGTCGCCGAGGATCATCTCGCGATAGGTCGGCGTCATCGACTGGCCCCAGCGCCCGTCGCGTTGTAATTCCTCGTAGACCGAGATCCCTTCGCTGAGCCATCGCGGCATCCGGTTCTTTGTTTTTTGCAGCGTGACCACGTGGCAGAACTCATGCCACAGCACCGCCTGCCAATTTGCCGGCGTCTGCGTTTGCGAAGCCGGACTGTTGGCGGTGATCAAGCGACCGAAACAGACGCCCAGGAAACCTGCACCGCCGGGGACGCCGAAGGTCCGGATGGCGAAGTCCTTCTGCTGTGGAAAGATCTCGATGATCGTCGGTTCATCCAATTCGACCGCGTACTTTTCGGTGAGCGTCTGCCGAGCCTGGGCCAGCAGATCGATCACGTCGTCGCCGTAGATCCTCGCCTCGCGGGCGTCCATCCGAATCTGAAACCCTTCGGCTTCGAGCGTCGTGAATTTTCGCAGCACGTCGTGCAGGTTGACCAAGTTGTGTGCGACGACGTTGTAGCCATCCTGTTGGAAAACCTCGTCGGCCATTTTCCAGCCCGCTTCGTCCTGGCCGATTCGCAACAGGTCTTGCGCCAGTTGAAACTTCGCCTCGACAAAGTCCGGCTTCTTCTTCAGCGAACGCTGCTGGTATTCGGCTCCTTCGGCAAACCGATAGTGCCGCGACAGCTTGTTGCCGATCAAATGATCGACCTCTGGATTCGATTCCCAGCGGCATAAGGCGGCTTTGCGAAGCAACCGTTCGGCTTCGAAGTGTCCTTGCAGATGAGCGATCACCGCATGGTAGGCCCAGGCTTGCGGTTGATAGGGATTGATTCGCAGGATCGTCTGCAGGATCTCTTCAGCCTGTTCAAACTGTTCCGCATCGATCGCATCATCGGCCAACGACAGCAGGCTGGGCAGATGGTTTGGGTTCAGCGAGAGGGCTCGGGCTCGCATCGCTTGAGCCCGCTGCGAATCGCTACTCTGCCAAGCTTCGAATTGCAGAAAGGCGATCTGCGGATCGTCCGGCTTCATCTTCGCCGCGCGATCGAGATCTTTGGCCGCCATCGCGTAATCGTGTTTGTCGAGCGCCAGTTCACCGCTGGCGACATAGGCATCGACAAAGTTTGCGTCGGTGTTGCGAACTCGATCGTAGAACAGTTCCAGCACCTTCTTGGCGTCTTCGCCGCGGTGCAGAAAGTAGCGACCGATCGCGATCAGGTTCTCTTTATCGCTGTATCGCCAGGGGGATCGGCGGACGATCTCGAGGATCGCTTCGAGTTCCCGTTCGCCGCGAACCGGATCGTTGTTGAAGCGATAGACATCGCCGCCCAGTTGTCGCAGCGGGATGCTGCTGGAATAGCGCTGCAGCGCGGCTTCGTAGGTCGCTCGAGCTTGAGGGTATTGCCCCAGCAGCAATTGGCACTGGATCAACAACCGCGGCCATCGCTCGTTCCAAACGCCGCGATCGACTTCTGCTTTGGCTGCTGCCAATGCTTGCCGGTACTCGCCTTGGCGGAACTGTTGTTCCGCGTCGCGGACATCGGCCGCCGCCAGCAGGCTGTTGCTGAACAGAACGACGACCAGCGATAGGTGGGAGATCCATTTCACGGCGTGCAGCAACCCATGGGAAGCGTGGTTTAGGAACGCTTCCAGGTTAGCAGCTTCGCAGCGGTCAATCTATCTAACGACCGACGGAGATCCCAAAACTGTAGCCCGATCGTCCGCGAGGCGCGCGGTGATAACTGCGTGGCGGGCCGTAATAGCGTGGGCGGTAGACGACCGGCGGAGGAGATACGTAGTGATACTCTTCGACAACCACGGGTGCGGGCGACCGCACGACAGGCGCCGGGGCCATGCTGGGCGAACCGACAGGAGCGTTCTGCATGGCGCTGATCACCGGTTCGGGGACACCTTGTTGGTGCATCCAAATGATGTCGTTGACTTCGGGACGCTTGATCACGCCATTCTGCTGGATGTGATTGATCACGACCTGGACGCCCAGACCGCTGCGGGTCATTTGAGCGACGTCGTAAGTCGAAACAGCACCCTGCATTCGCTGCTGGTATTGTTGCTGTGCGTAAGCTTCTTGGCGCGCGATATCGTTGTCTTTGGCTTTCCCGACGGTCGCTCCAGTGATCAGGCCAAGCGCACCGCCGATCAAAGCACCGGCTAGCGGTTCGTCGTTGTTTTCGCCGATTGCTGCACCGATTGCGGCCCCAGTGACGCCGCCGACAGCCGCGCCGGAAGTTTGATTGTATTGGGCGAAACTGCTCGTCACCGTGCTGATTACGATCAGCGTCGACAGGGTGATTCGTTGGATGGACATGGATTCAGGTACCTCTCGCATTGTTTCCTCGGCATATAGCCGATCGGGATGCTCGATGTCTATGGCGTCTGCCATGGAATATCGGCGTCGGGGAGGCGATGCGATCAGCCAATCGGCCGGCGGCGAAAGAATCTCCCGCGGCGGCTTAGTAAAACGAGAAATCGGGAAAGGCAAGCCAATCCGAAAATTTTGCCATTGCTAGCGTGTGGAACCATGACGTTCGTAACGATTGTGGGACACCACTGGCCAGGATTCTCTACCAACCGGGCTGATTTCCTGGCTTCATTTGTTGAGAGCTCGCGGTCAGTTGATAGATTTGTACCCAGTGAACGCCCCGCATGTCGCGAGCGCGTCGTCTCGTTTTCGCCTCGATCACCCCCGATCCAAACATGTCATATTCCAATCGACCCACGATGGACGAGGTCGACCAACTGATGCTGAACGCGCAACTGCGCGACGAGCTGGAACCGTACATCGATGAATCGGTCTCACGGATCGATGTTCGCCGCATGCCGCTGTCGCAGGAGAACGAGTTTCTCGCTTCGATGCTCGCTTGGGAACAAGCCCCTGCGATTCCGATCAGCCACTGGTTTGAGCCCGCATTGGCGCTCCCGCATCCCGACGAATTGGATCGCGACGAACTGCACGATTGTCTGTGGAACGCGATCGAACGCTTGCACAGCAAACGAATCATCTTGGAGTGCACCGATCATCTGACCGATCGCGAACTCTATAAGATCATCTTCCGCGATATCTTGCCCTGCCGCGAAAAGAAAGTCGATCTGCCTCGCAATTTCTTGCATTGGCGATGTTTCGACGATGGCGACAACGACACCTGGTTGCGGTTCTACGCCACGCCCAACGAACGCTGGCAATGGGAACAGGAAACGGGCCTCATCGCTCCGCTGGCAGAGAACCCGCCCTACCCTCGTCACATGCCAACGCGTCCGCCACAGGATGGTTGATGCAGCTTCGGTGCGGGGGGCGAGATTAGGCTCCTCAGCACGCTGTAGACAAATAGGCCGGTAAGCAGTCCCCCGCAATCGGCCAAAAAATCTAGCACGTCCGCACTCCGGCCACGCACCAACAACTGGGTCGATTCATCGAAGATCGCATACGCGACTCCAATCCCCAGTGCGACCCAAAGATGCCGCCGCGGATGACGCCGGCTCTTAGGAAGCGCCCAGGCCAGCAGGAAGGCCAGCCCCGTAAACGCAGCAAAGTGATAAGCTTTGTCGGCGTTGCTGAACGAGGGCAGACGGACGCTAGGAATGTGCGTTCCGGTGAAAATCACGCTCCAGTAGGCGACCAGAGTTAGGCTAGCAAGCCGCATTCCTAAGACGGTCGTCGTAATAATCTGTCGCATCGTTTACTAACCGGGTTCCATTGGCACGAGACGGTTTGCCTGAGATTTCTGCACGTTGTGAGACCGATCTTAGCCAAGCCCACGTTTGCAACGATAGTCCGATTGTAGGTCTTGTTGCTCGTAAGGAAATGCAGTTTCCGCTAATTTTTGCCGACCGTCTGACTCTCCAGCCAAGCTTGCATCGCCTCGGCGGGGGGCAGGTCAAAGACGCGGAACTTCTCCATCCGGCCGCTCGAATCGTCGTAAACCAGCATCGACGCGGGACTTAGCCGCCCCGCTTCGGGACTGTCGATCAGCTGAGACGAGTCGCTGATGCTCATCCGCCCCAGGATGTTGATTTCTAGATCGTGTTGCGTTTGCCGCGGCAACCATCGGCCAACCGTCTCGACACTGCCACAGCTGACGATTGCATGCACCGCCGCCGCCGATCCATCCTTTAATATGTTCTGCAACGCCGATCCGCCACTCTGCTTGGGGGCAGCGTCGAGCGAAAAGCTGAACGAGTTCTCCTCTTGCCGCAGATCGCGAAAGCGTTCCAGCGGATCGATCACCACCAGCACTGGCGACTCCTCTTCGGGAGCATCCATTTGATTTCGAGCAGCGACCAGTTCGGCAAGCTCCAGCAGTTTCGCTTCGGCATCGCGCGGCTTGATATGTTCCACCGGCACGCCGCTGGCGATCGCAAACTCCGCCGCCGAATGCGTGTCGTCGCCCGAGCGACGTCCATCGAGCATCACGACGCGCAGCTGTTTCCCTTGAGCCATCGCACCGCCGTAAAGCGACGCGATCGAGACGCCCAAGACATCGCGCGACAGGTCGGCATCGCCGCAGACCATCAACACGTTGCGTCCGGGCTGGGCGGGCAATCGCAATCCGACCGGCGGGCCGATCGCCACCGCTTCGCCCAACAGACCGCCGAAGCCATCGTGAACCGAAGCCGGTTTCTTTTCGTCCCCCGCCAGTGCCGCCTCTGCGATGGCAGCGGACCAACGGGCCGGGCGATTTCCTTCGAAGATCACTGTCGGGCCGTATTCGGTTTCCGCTTCGGGATAACGTTCGGCGAGACCGTTCAAGAGATCGCGGTGGCGATTGTGGTCCAACCATCCGACTTGGAACGGTTGGTTCCCTTCGACCAAGCCCCCGGCGTCGTTGTAGATCGCTTCCCCCGGCCGGCTCAACAAACGCGCGGCGTTGTTGTCTTCGGCCAGGATCACCAACGCGTCCGATTCGCTGCACTGCAGCGCCACGCGAACCGCCATCTGACCGAGCGTGTTGCGAGGCAGCGAATACGCACCGGCCAGCGACTGGCTGCTCAAGATGACGTGCATGC from Rosistilla oblonga includes the following:
- a CDS encoding DUF1501 domain-containing protein yields the protein MNRFPTTRREFLSRASGGFAATALAGLCGDLQAASDDPLAPRSGHHAAKAERVIFLYSTGGTSHVDSFNHRPQLIADHGKSITASRWLNKSGDFKRFLIKPRYAFKQYGESGTWVSDLFPHLGSVIDDVCVLNAMHCESDGHDKATLAAHTGSAQFARPSAGSWVSYGLGTVNQNLPSFMVLAPAAPYAGAQTWASDFLPACHQGTHVIPGSEPLPNIRPQDTDDALQQMELALRRNLNQTHLQQRAADQALDARIRSFETAFGMQREAPEAFDLSDETQATLELYGTERDATAGFGWQCLVARRLAERGVRFLELIDVGSNSNWDSHGNMGDHQRLAKAIDKPIAGLLTDLKQRGMLESTLVVWTTEFGRTPFHQNANHAGREHHNLCFSSWMAGGGVKGGIVHGHSDEYGIRTAEDAVHTHDLHATMLHLLGLDHERLTYRHAGRDYRLTDVHGRVVQEILT
- the moaA gene encoding GTP 3',8-cyclase MoaA; the protein is MTSFADSAPSVPRDAADRLIDRFGRAHRSLRISVIDRCNIRCFYCMPEHVDNFLPRADLLSFDEIVRVVGLLATAGVSKIRLTGGEPLLRPNLDALIARIAAVSGVEEIALTTNGILLPSFAQSLKAAGLQRLNISLDTLNEATFQRISRRSGVDRVIAGIDHAIDLGFEQIRLNALAIRGLTETEIVPLVDFARRRNLTLRFIEYMPLDADRAWRDGDVLTGDAIRQRLESQYGPLLETGRDDPAQPAIDYRFADGSGRVGFINPVSKPFCIACDRLRLTADGGLRNCLFSDRNWDLRSLLRSGASDADLINLITESVAAKEAGHLISRPGFQQPQRAMYQIGG
- a CDS encoding DUF4159 domain-containing protein, with product MNRKPMIIAGLLLAIAVTSLAIAQRWRRDRNRDWQSAGRGDVPDWETNADFPNDMFTFVRIKYQSAGWGRGGGWDTDYRDSDLNFSLRLHQLTSLNVNPEPIVLELTDPRLFDYPWIYIIEPGRLMFTQPEVVALRRYLENGGFLMIDDFWGDEEWQNLYFQMKRVFPDREPEDVPLSHEIFQCVYPLKIKPQVPSIGAWGGRGSRTWERGPDTRTPNYRSITDDAGRIMVFICHNTDLGDGWEREAESPDYFEEMSVKYAYPLGINIVTYAMTH
- a CDS encoding tetratricopeptide repeat protein, with product MKWISHLSLVVVLFSNSLLAAADVRDAEQQFRQGEYRQALAAAKAEVDRGVWNERWPRLLIQCQLLLGQYPQARATYEAALQRYSSSIPLRQLGGDVYRFNNDPVRGERELEAILEIVRRSPWRYSDKENLIAIGRYFLHRGEDAKKVLELFYDRVRNTDANFVDAYVASGELALDKHDYAMAAKDLDRAAKMKPDDPQIAFLQFEAWQSSDSQRAQAMRARALSLNPNHLPSLLSLADDAIDAEQFEQAEEILQTILRINPYQPQAWAYHAVIAHLQGHFEAERLLRKAALCRWESNPEVDHLIGNKLSRHYRFAEGAEYQQRSLKKKPDFVEAKFQLAQDLLRIGQDEAGWKMADEVFQQDGYNVVAHNLVNLHDVLRKFTTLEAEGFQIRMDAREARIYGDDVIDLLAQARQTLTEKYAVELDEPTIIEIFPQQKDFAIRTFGVPGGAGFLGVCFGRLITANSPASQTQTPANWQAVLWHEFCHVVTLQKTKNRMPRWLSEGISVYEELQRDGRWGQSMTPTYREMILGDSFTPMSDLSSAFMQPKSAMHLQFAYYESSLAVRYIVEQHGFDTLKKILSDLAIGLSINDALTRSIGSLDVIDQQFADFAKTLANDYGKPEAWERETPEAAELDPDDPFSGLVDEPSPTRFEVQLKEAAAQVAAKNWSEALDTIAETRDLFEEPDVPIALLSLEAEVYRQQQATDQELQVLTSIANRSSDSVASYRRLIELTEQQQDWEAVARYADQLAAVNPLTAEVQEQIARAAEQTGTYQRSVRALQALTEMEPIDPAGLRFRLAKSMAEVGETSSARRQLLIALEQAPRFRDAHRLLLQLNQPPASEPSPAAEEPKNDEPTESEAEAEKRSDPDPPAEPDEPAANDDPAEADAQADVDTQQEKAP
- a CDS encoding glycine zipper domain-containing protein — translated: MSIQRITLSTLIVISTVTSSFAQYNQTSGAAVGGVTGAAIGAAIGENNDEPLAGALIGGALGLITGATVGKAKDNDIARQEAYAQQQYQQRMQGAVSTYDVAQMTRSGLGVQVVINHIQQNGVIKRPEVNDIIWMHQQGVPEPVISAMQNAPVGSPSMAPAPVVRSPAPVVVEEYHYVSPPPVVYRPRYYGPPRSYHRAPRGRSGYSFGISVGR
- a CDS encoding VanZ family protein, giving the protein MRQIITTTVLGMRLASLTLVAYWSVIFTGTHIPSVRLPSFSNADKAYHFAAFTGLAFLLAWALPKSRRHPRRHLWVALGIGVAYAIFDESTQLLVRGRSADVLDFLADCGGLLTGLFVYSVLRSLISPPAPKLHQPSCGGRVGM